A region of the Primulina eburnea isolate SZY01 chromosome 7, ASM2296580v1, whole genome shotgun sequence genome:
attttcataatacGCATGTCAAATACATTAATAAGAaatgaaattaaatttaatatttatttgtatTTAAATAGTAAAGAAcaaaattaacaataatcaaaaCTTCATCTATCAAAAATTAAtcacaaaaaaataatttatcaatttcaatcaaactaaaaaatttaatatggaGTATAAGTACCTCGTATGTGGAAGAAGAAATTGATATTgagtaatttaaaaaattaagtataTTCAAAACTGAAACAAAATGTATCACTTCAATCGGTCGAAACAATTTGAAGAACACTTCAAAAAATTTCATACCAACGAAGAACGATGATAACAAATGTTCTCTATATGTTCATCGATTTTATAAGCAATTTTTCAATATTAAGACAAAAACACGCCATCTAACAGGGCGTGTTAATTGATTTGAACTGATACATCTCATCAATCTGTCACCGCAAATTATTTTGAGCTGCTCGTGACATCCCATCACTCTCCAACCACAAttctaattattaataaaaacaaaaaaaccaaAATCAAGTCACACAATCCAAGATGGCGtgacttaatttaatttttaaaaaatcaagtcACGCCAGATGGCATGATTTTTTGATCGAAAAACTTTCACGCCATCTGCATCGGCATGATACGGTATATTATTAACCTTCTCCCACATacgttatttatttaatttcttttttttgtttataacAGTGAAAAAGCCCCATATATAGATGTGATAGCTATCCAATGAATTTTGACCAAAACTAATACTGTTCATCAAACATAGAAAAACTTACTGAACGAAATAAGTACTTTTATTCATTAATATACTTTTTCATATGGAGCATTATCATTATCATGTTGTATTAttaaaaattgttttaatttaattaaaaaactcATCTTacgtaaaaattaatttttcgattaaaaatgatttaataagattagataaaaaaaaattattactataattattaatttatattgtTACTAATTTTAATTTAGTAGAGAAACTAATCGTCCATTATTTTTCATCCGAAATTGAATGGGAAAATGTCACCTATGAAAACATGAAAGAGCTCTGCATTCTTTTTTCTATTCAACACACCATAAACTCAAAACTGAACCAGTTTCTACCTCGTGATTGCTAGAAATGAGGATTTAATCTTTCTAAGTGTCATCACTATATCAATCATTTTAATTCTCTCCCGTGGTGAAATGGCCAAACATTTCATTGCTAGGTCGAAAATCGACGAGAGACACTGCTCCTTTTCTGAGAAATGTTGGTTTTCTTGTTCGAGTAAACCAGCGGCAGCAATTTCGGTTACTATGTTTTCTTGTAATGCTTTATGCACCCAATCCTTTAAGCTCATTTCTTCAGTAAACATGTCTTCAGTCGGCTTCTTACTCGTAAATAGCTCCAACAATATGATGCCATAACTGTATATATCACAGCTAGTTGATACCTTCCCTTCTGATCCATACTCTGATACCAAGAATTCAAAAAAACTCATCAGTTGACGGTTTAAATAGTCATATTAAAGATGAAAATTATGGTGTTGAATGAAATAAAAAGGTTATGATCACCTGGTGCCATATAGCCGATGGTTGCCAATGTGATTGTCTGTCGAAAAGCCTCCTCTTCTCCAAAGATTTGGGCTATTCCAAAATCGCCAACATGAGCTGTCATATCTTTGTCGATCAGGATGTTACTAGGCTTTAAATCGCAATGAATGATTGGTAACAGAATCCCATGATGAAGATATTCGAGAGCTAGTGCAACATCTATTGCTATGTTCAATCTCTGTAGCAAATCCAAAGAATTATTAGAGGAATATAGCCATTTCTCAAGGCTACCATTAGGCATATACTCCAAAACCAATGCTTTGAAATCCATGTTGGTGCAACAACTTATGATACGAACTAAATTCTTGTGACGAATGCTGCTCATTACTTCACACTCAACTTCAAAGCTTTTGATGGCCCGTTCTGGTTGCACGTTGAAAACCTTCACCGCAATGTTTAAGCCATCAGTGAGTGTCCCTTCATATACTGAACCAAAGCTCCCCCTTCCGATAATGCTGACTTCACTAAAGTCTTTCGTTGCTTGTCGGAGTTCATGGTAAGAAATCCGTCTCCAAGAAATAATTGATGAGTTCTCAACttgattttgttttttgttaGGTTTACGTCTTCGTAGTATCCAGATAGACAAGGACACGGCCACGATAGCTAATACAGTGGGAGCtaagatgtatttgacaaagGAAACATGTTTTGAGCTATACGTATCAACATCTTCAAGGTGACAAGGTGGGACTTGCAGTCGAACATCACCGCAAAGTGCATAGTTCATTGTAAACGATTGAGCAGTAAAGTTCAAGAAAGGTCCTCCATTGGGGATTTCTCCTTCTAGTCTATTGTAGGATAGATCAAGATAACTTAGAAACATAAGTGACTCTAACGACTTTGGAATATGTCCAGAGATATTATTGTGTGAAAGATCCAAAGATACCAAGCCTCGCAAGTCTCTTGTAGACTGAGGAATACTTCCTTGAAGGTTATTGTGTGCGAAAGATAGGTTCTCCAAAGACTGCAAGAATCCAATATTGATGGGGATATCACCCGAAAATAGATTCCAAGACAAGTCGAGATTCTGCAGTGACTTCAAATTCGGGATCTCTAATGGTATGTTACCACTTAAGAAGTTAGTGGACAAGTTTAGTTCAAAAAGACCTGCAATATTCCATAAGTTTGGTATCACAGAAGTCAATCTGTTGGAGTCTAAGAACACTCTACTAAGGGCCTTTAAATCCCCAAAGCATGTTGGTATTGTGCCGTTGAGCATGTTTTCACTCAAGTACAATTCACTCAATCTGTTCAGTTGGCAAAGTTCTGTGGGTATGTGCCCTTGCAGtctattttgtctgagaaatAACTGTTCAATTTGTGTTAATTCCCCTACAGTTTTCGGGATCAAACCAGTTAACTCATTCCCATCTAAATTTAGAGATTTGAGGCCTGTCAAGTTTCCAATTGTAGGAGGAATGGATCCCTTTATGTGGCATCCAGCTGCAACGAAAGACCAAAGAGATTTGGATAAATTCCCAAGTGAAGTTGGAAGGATGCCGTTCAATTGGTTTAATGAAAGATCCAGACTCTCAAAATAAGGACAATTGGCCAGTGAAGAGATAAATCTCAATTCTTGATTAGGATTTTCCCCGTTTAGATTATTTCCTTCAAGAAATAGCCACTTAAGAAGccttaaattgccaaaatccgGTACCATACCCGTAAATGAGTTGTTTTCGATGCTTATTATAGTAAGCATAGAAGCATTGTTTATCGTATTTGGGATCGTTCCAGAGAGGTTGTTGCTACCTAGAGTGAGTGTTTCTAAATTTGGAAGTGAAATCCCCATATTTCTGGGAAGTTGACCTCTAAAGTGGTTGTTAGAAAGTTCCAGTTCTGTTAGCATTGAAATGTTGAAAATGGATACAGGAATGGACCCAAATAAGCCATTTGTAGACAAGTAAAGCATCTCAAGTTTAAGCTTACCGAGCTCTGAGGGTATCTCTCCTGCAAACAAAGGTAGCATAGAAAATAGACTAAAACTCGCAACAACGGAAATAGTAATAATATGAAAGAAATTAGCTTGAGAAGTACAAAACCCGTAATCTTGTTATCTCCTAAATCCAAGCTCTTGAGCTGAGTGAGGTTCCCAACTTGCTTTGGTATAGCGCCTGTGAATTTATTATTCGACAGACTTAGAATCGAAAGCTTTCTGCAACTAAGCAGGTTGGGAAAGATTTGTCCTGTCAGGCGATTTGATCCAAGTTCCAGCACCTCAAGATTCGGGAGCTGAATGTCCAATGGGAGACTTCCAGACAAGTTGTTGGAAGAAAGATCAAGCACTATCAGAGAAGATAAGTTGAAGATAACAGATGGAATTTCCCATGATATCGAGTTGTTCATCACGGTGAGCATCTCTATTCGGGAGAGGTTGCCTATCCCCACTGGAATCCCTCCTACAAGATTGTTTCCGCCTAGATATAATCTCTTGAGCATTGTCAACTCCCCAATCTCTTTTGGTATGCTTCCATTAAATTCATTAATCGACAAGGATAATATCTCCAAGGATCTACACTTGTATATGTTTGAAGGAATGACACCGGAGAGGCGGTTCAAAGATAACCCGAGTATGTATAGTTTGGACAAATTGTCACACAAGTTCATCGGAATCGTGCCTGAAAAGCTATTATTCGTGAGATATATCTTTTGGAGGGACGAAATGTTGAATATCGGATATGATATTGTTCCCGTCAATTGGTTGAAACTGAGGCCCAACATTTGCAAACTCGAAAGATTACCTATTTCTTGTGGAAGAGTTCCACGTAAAGAATTATGGGACATGTCAAATATCTCTAAGTTTGAAAGGTTGGATAAAGTAGGGACGTTACCGACAAAATTGTTTTCAAACAACTTGATTTGctcaagttctttgaaggtacCAAGAAACAACGGAACGATACCTGTCAAATTGTTGGCTCCTAAGTTGAACACTTTCAATCTACGCAAACCTGATAATTCTTCTGGTATTCGACCTTGGAAGCTATTAGAACTCAGgtccaaagatctcaaaaacgtCAAGTTTCCAAGATGTGGGGCGATGGTGCCTTCAAGATTCCAACCATGGAGGTCCAGAGCTGTGATCCTCTGGTCAGGTCCACAGGAAACACCGACCCAGAAACAAAAAGAATCCCCATTGCTGGTCGACCAATTTCTTGCCAATACATTAGAAGGGTCTGAAATTATTCTTGATTTGAATGCGAGAAGAGATTCTTCATCTGTAGAAAAATTCAGATTTGTTCTCGCAAGTGTTACAGATATAGAACAACAGAGTACCGCGAAAAATGAAACGGCCATGGGAAATAAGAGTGTCTCCGTGATATTTTTGTCCATAATCCTGGAGATGGATACACAGGTTGATTCTTAGGTTTGGTTTGAAGATATTTTAGCGCTTTGCCAAGTTGACTGGTGATAGTTGACATGGGTTTCGTTCAAAGTCGACGATATTGACTATTACACAGTCCTCGTTGGAACCATATTATTATTATgctatgtaataaaataatattttttcagtcACCATGGATCTATGTTTTCTCCTAGTGTGTGGGTTTATTCTTTGCAAATCATAGCCTAAATATTATGCATTTTATGTGTAAAATATAATAAGTTCCTTCGGGTACTTATAATGTAATTAGAATTCCCATAACAACTTAATTTTTATTCTGAAAGAAAACAATCGTCACTAATGTGAAAATTTGAATCAATTcagttttataatataatatgcagAATTTGTTCTCTCCGTTTAATCAccataattttaaattaaattgatcaAGTTGTAACAACACAATAAAAGAGGAAACTTGATCGTACACTCATGCTCTTTCATCCAGATATGTTTCCTTCCACGCGATTTCTTTGTTATGCTATgaaatcttgaaaaaaaaatacactGTTAGGATTCAAATTAAAAGTGGTAAGAAAATATTCGAAACATTAAAAGATAGGATAAGGCCCTGACGCGGTCTGTTATAATAACCAATATATGGCCTCACCCCCTTAGAGGAGGAACAATTAGGAACTGATTAATATTGTAACGTCCCAAAAGTTTGAAGGTCCACGTCAacaacatgcatgcaagttattaaatttctttggtattttattaaattgttttaaagcattaaatgcttgtttatttaattaaatgatgtttaattattttttatgcattttatacataattcatgcatagtagaatttaattcatgaaattttaaaggttcattcattaaagatttttaagtttcatttcgcgctcgaacgaggaatagagaccggagaattttcaggagaaattattttattacatggttaatttttattaattaatataaggtgttttaaagttatttttaagaaatgagattttattgggtattttgactcgcatgattttattttaatcgatacgtaaattttatcggatCGGAGaattttttgagggttcggctaatattttcaaaaactttccaacacgaaatatttttcgggaatatgtttggatttaatgggcctacttttaagtttattggactcaaaactcttttaaactttttaattaataattaaggttcattatattaattattaactaTTTAAAGTTTTACTATTTGCTACCCTACATCTATTTGATTGAATCAACCGACACCTTCCCCTCCATTATCATTTCCTTTCGGTTTCATCATATTGttaatggaccaatgaatcagTTCCAGCCCTTGAAAGCAATGAAGGGAATCAGCTCGAGCCAAGAAGGAAATTAATGTGAGCTTGAGTTGGCTAAGTAAACACAAGAGTGGTTAAGAGTCTGTTAGGAGAGTAGGTTATAAGACTTACGGTAGTTAGCCCAAAGAAAAAAAACAAGTCAATATACTCTCTGTGTACTTCTTCTCCTTACTAGAGTCTCTCTGAAAATTCCTGATCACTTGAGAAGAGAGTCGGTCCATTCTATAATCTCCCTTTGTAGTATGAATAAAGTTTACTTGCTTCTGGTTTGACAGTGGATGTAGGTTATCTAGCCGAAACACTATAAATCTCTTGTTTCTTGTTAGTGCTCGATTACAATTCGATTTTGTGCATTTGGTTATCTATAATTTGTCTGAGATCAATCCTGATTGAACACATACTGGGATCATAACATAacaaattggtatcagagcttggtTCTAGTGGTTCAAGTAAAGATGTCAAGAATGGCAGTAACCAAGGCAGACATTGAATGGTTCGATGGCAAGACAGATTTCTCGATCTGGAGAAAGAGGATGAAAGCAATCTTGTTTCAAATGAAGGTTGCAAAGGCTCTTGAAGGATTCGATAAATTGCCATCATCCTTGAGCACCGATATAATGGAACAAGCGTACAACTCTATAATTCTGCATCTGGGCGATCGTGTTCTTCGAGAAGTAGACAAAGAATCTACTGCAGCAGGCGTTTGGCTCAAACTCGAGAagttatacatgaaaaacacttTATACAATCGAATTCATCTGAAAGGAAAGCTATTCGGGTTTACAATGACATATGACGTGTCTATGGAGGATAACTTGGATGAATTCAATAAGATAATCATCTCCCTGGAAAATCTTGATATAAAGATAGAAGATGAAGACAAGGCGATCTTGGTTTTGAATTCATTGCCTAAGGCGTACTCAGTCTTTGTTGACACGATGAAATATGCTCACGATATTCTGTCCTTGGAT
Encoded here:
- the LOC140837404 gene encoding uncharacterized protein isoform X1, which codes for MDKNITETLLFPMAVSFFAVLCCSISVTLARTNLNFSTDEESLLAFKSRIISDPSNVLARNWSTSNGDSFCFWVGVSCGPDQRITALDLHGWNLEGTIAPHLGNLTFLRSLDLSSNSFQGRIPEELSGLRRLKVFNLGANNLTGIVPLFLGTFKELEQIKLFENNFVGNVPTLSNLSNLEIFDMSHNSLRGTLPQEIGNLSSLQMLGLSFNQLTGTISYPIFNISSLQKIYLTNNSFSGTIPMNLCDNLSKLYILGLSLNRLSGVIPSNIYKCRSLEILSLSINEFNGSIPKEIGELTMLKRLYLGGNNLVGGIPVGIGNLSRIEMLTVMNNSISWEIPSVIFNLSSLIVLDLSSNNLSGSLPLDIQLPNLEVLELGSNRLTGQIFPNLLSCRKLSILSLSNNKFTGAIPKQVGNLTQLKSLDLGDNKITGEIPSELGKLKLEMLYLSTNGLFGSIPVSIFNISMLTELELSNNHFRGQLPRNMGISLPNLETLTLGSNNLSGTIPNTINNASMLTIISIENNSFTGMVPDFGNLRLLKWLFLEGNNLNGENPNQELRFISSLANCPYFESLDLSLNQLNGILPTSLGNLSKSLWSFVAAGCHIKGSIPPTIGNLTGLKSLNLDGNELTGLIPKTVGELTQIEQLFLRQNRLQGHIPTELCQLNRLSELYLSENMLNGTIPTCFGDLKALSRVFLDSNRLTSVIPNLWNIAGLFELNLSTNFLSGNIPLEIPNLKSLQNLDLSWNLFSGDIPINIGFLQSLENLSFAHNNLQGSIPQSTRDLRGLVSLDLSHNNISGHIPKSLESLMFLSYLDLSYNRLEGEIPNGGPFLNFTAQSFTMNYALCGDVRLQVPPCHLEDVDTYSSKHVSFVKYILAPTVLAIVAVSLSIWILRRRKPNKKQNQVENSSIISWRRISYHELRQATKDFSEVSIIGRGSFGSVYEGTLTDGLNIAVKVFNVQPERAIKSFEVECEVMSSIRHKNLVRIISCCTNMDFKALVLEYMPNGSLEKWLYSSNNSLDLLQRLNIAIDVALALEYLHHGILLPIIHCDLKPSNILIDKDMTAHVGDFGIAQIFGEEEAFRQTITLATIGYMAPEYGSEGKVSTSCDIYSYGIILLELFTSKKPTEDMFTEEMSLKDWVHKALQENIVTEIAAAGLLEQENQHFSEKEQCLSSIFDLAMKCLAISPRERIKMIDIVMTLRKIKSSFLAITR
- the LOC140837404 gene encoding uncharacterized protein isoform X2 — translated: MDKNITETLLFPMAVSFFAVLCCSISVTLARTNLNFSTDEESLLAFKSRIISDPSNVLARNWSTSNGDSFCFWVGVSCGPDQRITALDLHGWNLEGTIAPHLGNLTFLRSLDLSSNSFQGRIPEELSGLRRLKVFNLGANNLTGGIPVGIGNLSRIEMLTVMNNSISWEIPSVIFNLSSLIVLDLSSNNLSGSLPLDIQLPNLEVLELGSNRLTGQIFPNLLSCRKLSILSLSNNKFTGAIPKQVGNLTQLKSLDLGDNKITGEIPSELGKLKLEMLYLSTNGLFGSIPVSIFNISMLTELELSNNHFRGQLPRNMGISLPNLETLTLGSNNLSGTIPNTINNASMLTIISIENNSFTGMVPDFGNLRLLKWLFLEGNNLNGENPNQELRFISSLANCPYFESLDLSLNQLNGILPTSLGNLSKSLWSFVAAGCHIKGSIPPTIGNLTGLKSLNLDGNELTGLIPKTVGELTQIEQLFLRQNRLQGHIPTELCQLNRLSELYLSENMLNGTIPTCFGDLKALSRVFLDSNRLTSVIPNLWNIAGLFELNLSTNFLSGNIPLEIPNLKSLQNLDLSWNLFSGDIPINIGFLQSLENLSFAHNNLQGSIPQSTRDLRGLVSLDLSHNNISGHIPKSLESLMFLSYLDLSYNRLEGEIPNGGPFLNFTAQSFTMNYALCGDVRLQVPPCHLEDVDTYSSKHVSFVKYILAPTVLAIVAVSLSIWILRRRKPNKKQNQVENSSIISWRRISYHELRQATKDFSEVSIIGRGSFGSVYEGTLTDGLNIAVKVFNVQPERAIKSFEVECEVMSSIRHKNLVRIISCCTNMDFKALVLEYMPNGSLEKWLYSSNNSLDLLQRLNIAIDVALALEYLHHGILLPIIHCDLKPSNILIDKDMTAHVGDFGIAQIFGEEEAFRQTITLATIGYMAPEYGSEGKVSTSCDIYSYGIILLELFTSKKPTEDMFTEEMSLKDWVHKALQENIVTEIAAAGLLEQENQHFSEKEQCLSSIFDLAMKCLAISPRERIKMIDIVMTLRKIKSSFLAITR